From Danaus plexippus chromosome 11, MEX_DaPlex, whole genome shotgun sequence, the proteins below share one genomic window:
- the LOC116765688 gene encoding uncharacterized protein LOC116765688: MDCCNYGQYGGAAAGWEGYGYPPMPYGPYHYYSPHAHDYTRYYRYDYAHHMHHNEHAMPMDYGAYAVKEARSRRSLSRRELRALPPTHLPLPHTPPLECGLTGRGPAYCEPQMWSPYQMGMMSGRGWSGANTINGSWSTRSMCLREPVRYTSDCRLMKGSNVHQIQNQMVPQEGRSTPYPVYDESHYNGDNGVKQNSCHDFNGRVIPLPEPSHPLRESFIPEQRRLPPEEKRPPVVPLPAFQQAFGSTEIGKFAEAFSRAEVVHDAEDSSDNFVFESFHDWEGISEEQWTSQPTPKEIKCEDNF; the protein is encoded by the exons ATGGATTGCTGTAACTACGGGCAGTACGGCGGCGCGGCCGCAGGCTGGGAGGGTTACGGATACCCGCCGATGCCGTACGGCCCCTACCATTACTACTCGCCGCACGCGCACGACTACACGCGTTACTACCGATATGACTACGCGCATCACATGCACCACAATGAACATGCCATGCCTATGG ATTACGGCGCATACGCTGTCAAGGAAGCTCGATCCCGACGTTCTTTATCACGAAGGGAGCTGCGTGCACTGCCTCCTACACACTTACCTCTTCCGCACACg CCACCTCTAGAATGTGGACTAACTGGGCGAGGTCCTGCCTATTGCGAACCACAGATGTGGTCTCCATATCag ATGGGAATGATGAGTGGCAGAGGTTGGAGTGGGGCCAATACAATAAATGGGTCGTGGTCTACGCGAAGCATGTGTTTGCGGGAGCCCGTACGTTACACGTCTGATTGTCGCTTAATGAAG GGTTCTAATGTTCatcaaatacaaaatcaaATGGTTCCTCAGGAAGGAAGGTCGACTCCCTATCCAGTATATGATGAATCTCATTATAACGGAGATAATGGTGTCAAGCAAAATAGTTGTCACGATTTCAACGGAAGAGTCATCCCTCTTCCAGAACCGAGTCATCCTTTACGTGAATCTTTTATTCCTGAACAGCGGCGTTTACCTCCTGAAGAAAAGCGGCCTCCAGTAGTACCGTTACCCGCCTTCCAACAAGCCTTTGGATCGACGGAGATAGGTAAATTTGCCGAGGCCTTCAGTCGCGCTGAGGTGGTTCACGATGCAGAGGATTCATCTGATAACTTTGTATTTGAGTCTTTTCACGACTGGGAAGGCATTTCCGAAGAGCAATGGACCTCGCAGCCTACAccaaaggaaataaaatgtgaaGACAACTTTTGA